From one Nitrospinota bacterium genomic stretch:
- a CDS encoding cytochrome-c peroxidase, producing MKISGKFNFPFTALLFLVAAGMISANPLSAEESVYEPLPEMKYPADNAWSSEKEELGKMLYFDPRLSGSNWISCATCHNPGLGWSDGLPRAIGHGQKELGRHSPTVINSGYFPLQMWDGRKKSLEDQALGPIGAAGEMNQDYDELVNELKAIRGYVHLFDRVFGKNSITMQNVGKAIATFERSVVSNNSAYDRYWQGDKKAMPASAVNGMNLFFGKAKCSICHNGPAFTDSNFHNIGVKQHGPLTVDLGRFNESKDDFDKGAFKTPGLRHITRSAPYMHDGSATTLEQVVAFYNRGGDVDQNKSPFITPLGLTPQEEKDLVEFMKALEGEPILVLIPQLP from the coding sequence ATGAAAATATCTGGAAAGTTCAATTTCCCCTTCACAGCTCTTTTATTTCTGGTGGCGGCTGGAATGATTTCTGCAAACCCCCTTTCTGCCGAGGAAAGCGTCTACGAACCGTTGCCGGAAATGAAATATCCAGCGGACAATGCCTGGTCATCGGAAAAAGAAGAACTGGGGAAAATGCTCTATTTTGATCCCAGGTTGTCCGGCAGTAACTGGATCAGTTGCGCGACTTGTCACAATCCTGGTCTGGGCTGGAGCGATGGGCTTCCACGCGCTATTGGTCACGGGCAAAAGGAGCTGGGCCGCCATTCCCCAACAGTAATAAACAGCGGCTATTTCCCTTTACAAATGTGGGATGGCAGGAAAAAAAGTCTGGAGGACCAGGCCTTAGGCCCCATTGGCGCCGCCGGGGAGATGAATCAGGATTATGATGAGCTTGTCAATGAACTCAAGGCGATCCGCGGTTATGTCCATTTGTTTGACCGGGTCTTTGGCAAAAACTCAATCACCATGCAGAATGTGGGAAAAGCCATCGCCACGTTTGAACGCTCCGTCGTCTCAAATAATTCTGCCTACGATAGATATTGGCAGGGGGACAAAAAGGCTATGCCTGCGAGTGCGGTCAATGGCATGAATTTGTTTTTTGGAAAAGCCAAGTGTTCCATTTGTCACAATGGGCCTGCCTTCACAGACAGTAATTTTCATAACATCGGGGTCAAACAACACGGACCTTTGACGGTGGATTTGGGACGGTTCAATGAAAGCAAGGATGATTTTGACAAGGGTGCTTTCAAGACTCCCGGTTTGCGCCATATCACACGTTCAGCACCTTACATGCATGATGGCAGTGCGACAACGCTGGAACAAGTGGTCGCTTTTTATAACCGTGGAGGGGATGTGGATCAGAACAAAAGTCCCTTCATCACCCCTCTGGGATTGACCCCTCAGGAGGAAAAAGACCTTGTTGAATTTATGAAAGCGTTGGAAGGGGAACCTATCCTGGTCTTGATTCCCCAGCTTCCTTGA
- a CDS encoding ZIP family metal transporter, producing MEKEIFYPFLAFVFLITMMGGWLPTFKKWSKSTFRMIISFCAGTLLGAVFFHILPEISPVLGGEVGYAIMLGFLLIFILVKFIMVHPCEEGECDFHKIGLAAYVGIGFHSILDGMAIGAGSLLNLSTVIILAVTVHKFPAALALSSLLVRGGEYSKKKILLSMFVFALATPLGAVLTILLFQGVDAYLVATAMGVSAGTFLFISTADLLPAVVEEHEGKEYKNLVSLCLGILVMILSKGLV from the coding sequence ATGGAAAAAGAGATTTTTTACCCCTTTCTGGCATTTGTATTTTTGATCACCATGATGGGCGGTTGGCTTCCCACTTTCAAAAAGTGGTCAAAGTCCACATTCCGCATGATCATCAGTTTTTGTGCCGGGACATTGCTGGGAGCGGTTTTTTTTCATATTTTACCTGAGATCAGCCCGGTTTTAGGCGGAGAAGTGGGGTATGCCATCATGCTCGGCTTTCTGCTGATTTTCATTCTGGTAAAATTCATCATGGTGCATCCCTGTGAAGAAGGGGAATGTGATTTTCACAAAATTGGGTTGGCGGCCTATGTAGGCATCGGGTTTCACAGCATCCTTGATGGTATGGCGATCGGTGCCGGGAGTTTGTTGAACCTGAGCACGGTCATCATTCTAGCGGTCACCGTGCATAAATTTCCGGCTGCGCTGGCATTGAGCAGTCTGCTGGTGCGCGGCGGTGAGTATTCCAAGAAAAAAATTCTGCTCTCCATGTTTGTTTTCGCGCTGGCAACTCCTTTGGGCGCAGTGCTGACAATTTTATTGTTCCAGGGGGTGGATGCCTACCTGGTAGCCACGGCAATGGGAGTTTCCGCAGGGACGTTCCTGTTCATTTCCACCGCCGATCTTTTACCGGCTGTCGTCGAGGAGCATGAGGGAAAAGAGTATAAAAATCTAGTCAGTCTGTGTCTTGGAATTTTAGTCATGATTCTCTCCAAGGGGCTTGTGTGA
- a CDS encoding HEAT repeat domain-containing protein — translation MQNLKKLIGTASFLLVLLVITTTPAAVEKPEDAIQKLRQRCFSILYHAIKSENAYVRGAAARAAGESQDPALIPLLKKAATDAYHTTRLFALQAFKNFSEEEAAVVAKSLANDSNVWVKSAALEMLGDLGRLEARGDIRQHLKSSDRPVRMAAAASLYKLGEKEHLSILLETLKDSNSVSRYQAIGYLGKMHAKEMLPHLIALLDDDEDEVKFYSLKAIGKLAEPDIFPRLSELTLSDNPSVRYQAALIMGYLPSDVSGSRIKELCEDEDPMVRVSAAVSMNRMGSEACREVFAVELKHSDYGVRSTVARILVEINTTDRAQLLSQALEDENTRVRTAGVRAVGMMGGSEAFPLLIRMLEDPQEAVRSYAAGNLIKLMQ, via the coding sequence ATGCAAAATTTAAAAAAATTAATCGGGACCGCATCCTTTTTATTGGTTTTGTTGGTGATTACGACCACCCCTGCGGCGGTAGAAAAACCTGAAGACGCGATCCAGAAGCTGAGGCAGCGCTGTTTCTCAATTCTTTATCATGCGATTAAGAGTGAGAACGCCTATGTCCGTGGAGCCGCGGCCAGAGCGGCGGGAGAATCTCAAGACCCGGCGCTCATTCCGTTACTGAAAAAAGCCGCAACCGATGCTTACCACACCACCCGGTTGTTTGCCTTGCAGGCGTTTAAGAATTTTTCTGAAGAGGAAGCGGCAGTCGTCGCCAAGAGTCTTGCAAACGATTCCAATGTCTGGGTAAAGAGTGCGGCTCTGGAAATGCTGGGGGATTTGGGCCGTCTGGAGGCCAGGGGGGACATTCGTCAGCACCTGAAATCGTCGGACCGCCCGGTGCGAATGGCCGCCGCCGCGTCTTTGTATAAGTTGGGGGAGAAGGAACACCTATCTATTTTGCTGGAGACGTTAAAAGATTCCAATTCCGTTTCAAGGTACCAGGCGATCGGTTATCTTGGAAAAATGCATGCGAAGGAAATGCTCCCTCATTTAATCGCCTTATTGGATGATGATGAGGACGAAGTTAAATTCTACAGTTTGAAAGCCATCGGTAAGTTGGCTGAGCCAGATATCTTCCCTCGCTTATCGGAATTGACATTGAGCGATAATCCTTCGGTACGTTATCAAGCGGCGCTGATCATGGGCTATTTACCCTCTGACGTTTCCGGGAGCCGCATCAAGGAACTGTGTGAAGACGAAGACCCGATGGTGCGAGTCTCCGCCGCGGTGTCGATGAATCGCATGGGCTCTGAAGCGTGCCGGGAGGTGTTTGCCGTAGAACTTAAACACTCGGATTACGGAGTTCGCAGTACCGTCGCCAGAATTCTTGTTGAAATTAACACGACAGATCGGGCGCAATTGTTGAGTCAGGCGCTCGAAGATGAAAACACGCGCGTTCGTACAGCAGGAGTGCGTGCGGTGGGCATGATGGGTGGATCTGAGGCGTTTCCGCTTTTGATTCGTATGCTTGAGGACCCTCAGGAAGCGGTTCGGTCTTACGCGGCGGGTAATTTGATTAAACTCATGCAATGA
- a CDS encoding ABC transporter ATP-binding protein: MIPKKIQPFLPFMAKYRREMAIGMTALLMTDLAGLVIPWLLKEFVDLLPQDPSRSVLLKYAGLLFATSTFLAVGRYGWRKYLFGPSRKAEFDILNKLFAHFLTLDKFYFQRQKMGDLISRATNDLRSVRDFIGLGLLVLVDATVVIIACVSLMVWINPGLTMVVLLPLPLVSVLFFKFIKEISKRHQAVQEHLATMTARVQENLAGIRVLHAFAQEENEKIKFDALNREYIQKNLQITKLFGIFTPSLVFTLGVASMISLWLGAKAVIGEEMSLGSFVAFNGYLMMLSWPMMGIGYMINLTQKGQSAMGRIQEIFASQPAITEGTEDFFQMSGEIEFKNFGFSYPGSASAALTGIDLTIPKGQTLVIVGKIGSGKSTLAQMLPRILEGNVGSLCIDGQPIQKISLSHLRKNIGYVDQQPFLFSLSIRDNILLGNEEATQEEIDEAVRNAGLEADFDRFPEGLETIVGERGVSLSGGQKQRIALARALLKHPKLLVLDDAFSSLDAETEAFILKQIKQTIREVTTVIITHRLSIARQADQIILMDDGKIVERGTHSELLAKRGIYSTMFTNQALAQQMEITLQ, encoded by the coding sequence ATGATTCCGAAAAAGATCCAGCCCTTTCTACCGTTCATGGCAAAATACAGGCGTGAGATGGCCATCGGTATGACTGCTCTTCTGATGACGGATCTTGCGGGCCTTGTGATTCCCTGGCTGTTAAAAGAGTTTGTGGATCTCCTCCCCCAGGACCCCAGCCGATCCGTCCTTTTAAAATACGCCGGGCTCTTGTTTGCAACTTCCACCTTCCTTGCCGTTGGCCGCTACGGGTGGCGAAAGTATCTGTTCGGCCCCTCACGCAAGGCCGAGTTCGATATTTTGAACAAGCTGTTTGCTCATTTTCTAACTCTCGACAAATTCTACTTTCAGCGCCAAAAAATGGGCGACCTGATTTCTCGTGCGACCAACGACCTGCGGTCGGTCCGGGATTTTATTGGCTTGGGCCTTTTGGTTCTGGTAGACGCCACAGTGGTCATCATCGCCTGTGTTTCCTTGATGGTTTGGATCAACCCCGGCCTGACGATGGTGGTTCTGCTCCCGCTTCCCCTGGTTTCCGTTCTATTTTTTAAATTCATTAAAGAGATCAGCAAACGTCATCAGGCGGTGCAGGAGCATCTGGCAACCATGACCGCCCGCGTTCAAGAAAACCTGGCGGGAATCCGTGTACTGCATGCCTTTGCTCAGGAGGAGAACGAAAAAATAAAATTTGATGCATTGAACCGGGAATACATTCAGAAAAATCTTCAGATCACCAAATTGTTCGGCATCTTCACGCCTTCTCTGGTATTTACCCTGGGGGTGGCGTCGATGATCTCTCTTTGGTTGGGCGCAAAAGCGGTCATCGGCGAGGAAATGAGCCTGGGTTCGTTTGTCGCTTTCAACGGTTACCTGATGATGTTGTCGTGGCCGATGATGGGGATTGGTTATATGATCAATTTAACGCAAAAAGGCCAGTCCGCCATGGGGCGTATCCAGGAGATATTTGCATCCCAACCGGCCATCACAGAGGGGACGGAGGATTTTTTTCAAATGTCGGGGGAGATTGAATTTAAAAATTTCGGCTTCAGTTATCCGGGAAGCGCCTCGGCGGCATTGACAGGAATCGACTTGACGATACCAAAAGGACAGACCCTGGTCATTGTGGGAAAGATCGGCTCGGGAAAAAGCACGCTCGCACAAATGCTGCCGCGTATTTTGGAAGGCAATGTTGGAAGTCTTTGTATTGATGGCCAACCGATCCAGAAAATTTCTCTGTCACATCTTCGTAAAAACATCGGCTATGTGGATCAGCAGCCGTTTTTATTTTCCCTGTCGATACGCGACAACATTCTTCTTGGAAATGAGGAGGCCACTCAGGAGGAAATTGACGAGGCTGTTAGAAACGCTGGATTGGAAGCGGACTTTGATCGGTTTCCCGAGGGGCTGGAAACCATTGTCGGAGAGCGGGGCGTGTCTTTATCAGGCGGGCAAAAACAGCGGATCGCCCTGGCGAGGGCTTTATTGAAACATCCAAAATTGTTGGTTCTCGACGATGCGTTCTCCAGCCTCGATGCAGAAACCGAAGCGTTTATTCTTAAACAAATCAAGCAAACGATCCGCGAGGTCACGACTGTGATCATCACCCATCGTTTATCTATCGCCCGTCAGGCAGACCAGATCATTCTCATGGATGACGGTAAAATTGTGGAACGCGGGACGCATTCCGAGCTATTGGCCAAGCGGGGAATTTATTCGACAATGTTCACGAATCAGGCGCTGGCCCAGCAAATGGAAATCACCCTGCAATGA
- a CDS encoding mannose-1-phosphate guanylyltransferase/mannose-6-phosphate isomerase — protein sequence MFGVILAGGSGTRFWPKSREQSPKQLLKIVGSGTMIQNTVERLLPLIPIQNIFLVTHADHAFETCRQVEKYGFDPSHLLAEPVGKNTAAAIAFAAKVLHKKNPDAVMAVFPADHVVENPKAFHQVLSQGEQVAAQGHLVTLGITPNRPETGYGYIKKGPSLDAVNNAWQVEGFVEKPDAKTAQQYIDVGGYFWNCGVFLWKVSTLLEEMKAHLPEIYDRLDAIVSHTVDNARKYPYRLLGAEGKKIYNSLPSISIDYGILEKTKHAALIPADINWSDVGAWNALEEVSEKDANGNVLSGNVTQLNCSGSIIQGEERIIAAVGLKDLIVVDTRDALLVCNKNQAQEVKKLVELLKKEKRPEVEIGATVQKPWGSYTVLEKKDNYLVKRIDVNCGERLSLQSHSHRSEHWAVVSGAALVDLDDQQIILKENESLFIPKESKHRLANPNESNLSLIEIQVGERVDEEDIVRYQDDYNRC from the coding sequence ATGTTCGGAGTTATTCTAGCAGGCGGCAGCGGCACCCGGTTCTGGCCCAAAAGCCGTGAACAAAGCCCAAAACAGCTTCTAAAAATCGTAGGTTCGGGAACCATGATCCAGAACACGGTTGAAAGGCTGTTGCCGTTGATACCCATCCAAAATATTTTCCTGGTCACCCACGCGGATCATGCGTTTGAAACCTGCCGCCAGGTGGAAAAATATGGATTCGACCCTTCGCATCTTTTGGCCGAGCCAGTGGGAAAAAATACGGCGGCGGCCATAGCCTTTGCAGCCAAGGTTCTCCATAAAAAAAACCCCGATGCCGTCATGGCGGTCTTTCCTGCCGACCATGTGGTGGAGAACCCGAAAGCCTTTCACCAGGTTTTGAGCCAGGGCGAACAAGTGGCCGCTCAGGGGCACCTGGTCACTCTGGGAATCACCCCCAACCGCCCGGAGACCGGTTACGGATATATCAAAAAAGGCCCCTCTTTGGATGCAGTGAACAATGCGTGGCAAGTTGAAGGATTCGTCGAAAAACCGGATGCCAAGACTGCGCAACAATATATCGATGTTGGCGGATACTTCTGGAATTGCGGCGTGTTTCTTTGGAAAGTTTCAACTCTCCTGGAGGAAATGAAAGCTCATCTGCCGGAAATTTATGACCGGCTGGACGCCATTGTTTCGCACACGGTTGATAATGCCCGAAAATACCCCTACCGCCTTCTCGGCGCAGAAGGGAAAAAAATATACAATTCTCTGCCGTCCATTTCCATCGATTATGGAATTTTGGAGAAAACAAAGCATGCCGCTCTGATCCCTGCGGATATTAATTGGAGCGATGTCGGGGCATGGAACGCTCTCGAAGAAGTGAGCGAAAAAGACGCAAATGGCAACGTACTCTCAGGAAACGTGACTCAGCTCAATTGTTCAGGTTCTATCATTCAAGGCGAAGAACGAATCATCGCCGCGGTGGGGCTGAAGGATTTAATCGTGGTCGATACTCGCGATGCACTTCTGGTATGCAATAAAAACCAGGCTCAGGAGGTAAAAAAGCTTGTGGAACTATTAAAAAAGGAAAAACGCCCGGAAGTTGAGATCGGCGCCACTGTGCAAAAACCCTGGGGCTCCTATACCGTTCTAGAGAAAAAAGACAACTACCTGGTAAAACGTATCGACGTCAACTGCGGCGAACGGCTCAGTCTGCAATCCCACTCGCATCGTAGCGAACATTGGGCGGTTGTTTCGGGGGCCGCGCTGGTGGACCTTGACGACCAGCAAATCATCCTGAAGGAAAACGAATCGCTGTTCATCCCCAAGGAATCAAAACACCGGCTGGCGAACCCCAACGAATCAAACTTGAGCCTCATCGAAATTCAAGTGGGCGAGCGGGTGGATGAAGAGGACATCGTTCGCTACCAGGATGACTATAACCGCTGTTAA
- a CDS encoding glycosyltransferase produces METKFKTMNPMVTVILPTYNRAGFLKESIESVLSQTFTDFELIVVDDGSTDHTKEVVQEFPETRYIFCPENKGVSKARNQGIALARGRYICFLDSDDLWVENKLETQIAWMESQTDCQVCYTDEIWIRKGVRVNPLNKHRKVTGNIFSDCLSLCIISASSVLMRASLFSEVGLFDEALAVCEDYDLWLRISLRYPVHLIDQKLIVKRGGHEDQLSFRYWGMDRFRVVALLKLLREPLLGEERRTQVIEMMQTKCGILVLGFAKRGKVKEVEYYRSLVKLYSGGESLEGMPETEELNALQIPGLE; encoded by the coding sequence ATGGAAACTAAATTCAAAACGATGAATCCGATGGTGACAGTCATCCTGCCGACTTATAACCGCGCTGGATTTTTAAAGGAATCGATCGAATCCGTTTTGTCCCAAACTTTTACCGATTTTGAGTTGATTGTGGTCGATGATGGCTCCACAGACCATACAAAAGAGGTGGTTCAGGAGTTCCCCGAGACTCGCTATATATTCTGCCCGGAAAACAAAGGGGTGTCGAAGGCCAGAAACCAGGGAATCGCGCTGGCCAGGGGCCGCTATATCTGCTTTCTTGATTCCGATGATTTGTGGGTGGAGAATAAACTGGAGACTCAGATTGCGTGGATGGAATCGCAAACGGACTGTCAAGTATGCTATACCGATGAAATCTGGATTCGCAAGGGAGTGCGGGTCAACCCCTTGAACAAGCATCGTAAAGTTACGGGGAATATTTTCTCCGATTGCCTGTCGCTTTGTATCATCAGCGCTTCATCTGTTCTGATGAGGGCTTCGCTTTTTTCAGAAGTGGGTCTGTTCGACGAGGCGTTGGCGGTTTGCGAGGATTATGACCTGTGGTTGCGGATTTCCCTGAGATACCCGGTTCATTTGATTGACCAGAAGTTAATCGTCAAGCGGGGAGGGCATGAGGATCAATTGTCCTTCAGATATTGGGGGATGGACCGGTTTCGGGTAGTTGCCCTTCTAAAGCTCCTTCGGGAACCGTTACTTGGGGAAGAACGGCGGACTCAGGTAATCGAGATGATGCAGACCAAATGCGGTATTCTGGTTCTGGGGTTTGCCAAGCGCGGAAAGGTCAAGGAAGTGGAATATTATCGGTCCCTGGTAAAACTATATTCCGGCGGAGAAAGTCTGGAAGGGATGCCGGAAACAGAGGAGTTGAATGCTCTGCAAATACCAGGGTTGGAATAA